The genomic segment CTGGCCGGACTGACAGCCGGCATCGAGCCACGGCCACCGCCCCGGCCGGGTCACCTGCTCCGGGGCCGGTCACCGATGAGCCGGCCGGGCGCCGGCACCCCGGCAGGGCACCGGTGCTCCGACCGGGATCACCGGTGCTTCGGGAAGGGCACACAGGCCCCCGGCCGGGTCACAGGTGGCGGACGCAGCGCCACTGGGTGGCGCACTCGCGGTAGCCGAGCCGCGCGTTGATCGCCAGCATCGGCGCGTTCTGCTCGTCGTTGCCGGTGAAGGCCTCGGTCAGGCCGCGCTCGACCGCGCGCCGCAGCGACGCCACCTTCACCAGCGTGCCGAGACCCCGGCCGCGGTACGCCCGGCGGGTGCCGGTCATGCCCGACCAGTACCGCGGCGGGTCCGTCTGGGCCAGCGTGAACGCGGCGACCGTACCGTCCACGACCGCCGCCATGCTCAGCTCCCGGTCGGTGTCCGGCGGCTGCCAGGCGGACGCCAGCCACCCCTCGTACGGGATGTCGTCCACCGGCACGTCGCCGGGCTCGTCCCGGCTGGCGTCCGCGTCGGCCGCCCACAGCGGGTGCGGATCATCCGCGAACGCCGACCACGGCCGCAGCTCCACCCCGGCGGGCGGCGCCACCGCGGGCAACTCGGCGAGCGCCAACCGCTGGTACCGGGCGAGCCGTCGGCGCTGGTAGCCGTGCCGGTCGGCGAACCGTTCGGACGCCGGGTCGGTCGACCCCCAGGCCTGCACGTCCCGGACACCGAGGCCGCGCAGGTAGTCCTCGGCGGCGGCCAGCAGCGCCGTCCCGGCACCACGCCCGCGGTAGCCCGGCAGCACCGAGACGTGCGCGAACCCCTGACCGGGTACCGACGTCTCCCAGTCCAGGCCGCACCGCACCAGGCCGACCGGTACCCCGTCGAGTTCACCGACGAACACCCGGAACCGCTGCGGCGCCGGCGCGTGCGCGAACTGCCACGCCAGCCCGTCCCGGCTGCGTACCAGGTAGGGGTGCACCGTGCGGATGATCTCGTGCAGGCGGTCGAGGTCGGTGTCGGACCCCAGGTCCCGTACGGCCGCTGGCATGCCCGCACGCTACCGTGCGAGGCAGGCGGTACAGGAGGGGCGATGGTGACGACACTGGCGTGGGCGGTGATCGGCGGTGCGGTCATCGGGGTGCTGGCCCGGCTGGTCATCCCCGGCCGGCAGCCGGTGTCCTGGTGGGCCAGCATCGTGGTCGGCGTCGCCGCCGCCTTCGTCGGTACGGGCATCGCCCAGGTCTTCGGGTTCCGCGACACGCCCGGCATCGACTGGAAGAAGCACGTCCTGCAGCTGGGCCTGGCGGTGATCGGCATCCTGCTGCTCACCGGCATCAACCGGCGCCGGCACCCGGCCGGCCGCCGCTGACCGGCCGGCGGGACCACCCGGGC from the Actinocatenispora thailandica genome contains:
- a CDS encoding GNAT family N-acetyltransferase; the protein is MPAAVRDLGSDTDLDRLHEIIRTVHPYLVRSRDGLAWQFAHAPAPQRFRVFVGELDGVPVGLVRCGLDWETSVPGQGFAHVSVLPGYRGRGAGTALLAAAEDYLRGLGVRDVQAWGSTDPASERFADRHGYQRRRLARYQRLALAELPAVAPPAGVELRPWSAFADDPHPLWAADADASRDEPGDVPVDDIPYEGWLASAWQPPDTDRELSMAAVVDGTVAAFTLAQTDPPRYWSGMTGTRRAYRGRGLGTLVKVASLRRAVERGLTEAFTGNDEQNAPMLAINARLGYRECATQWRCVRHL
- a CDS encoding GlsB/YeaQ/YmgE family stress response membrane protein; this translates as MVTTLAWAVIGGAVIGVLARLVIPGRQPVSWWASIVVGVAAAFVGTGIAQVFGFRDTPGIDWKKHVLQLGLAVIGILLLTGINRRRHPAGRR